From a single Limisphaera ngatamarikiensis genomic region:
- a CDS encoding Gfo/Idh/MocA family protein has protein sequence MSEQNSGMQWNRRDFLRGSSLAALATLLGGVRLVRPAASAAETAAPGGERVKVGLIGLGQWGRDLLDQLLRLPAAEVAAICDNYAPMVRRSAKKVPDAVATEDYRAVLDNKDISAVVVATPTHRHKEIVLAALEAGKHVYCEVPLAHTLEDAREIAQAALKRVRQVFQSGLQLRSDPQRRFLLPFIRSGALGHMALVRAQWHAKTSWRLSSPNPEREAEINWRLSPEISPGLLGEVGIHQIDQVSWFLNQWPTTVHGFGSVAFWRDGRQVADTVQAVLEYPDGVRLLYSATLANSYEADAEVYYGSDAAVLIRGSSAWMFKEADAPLLGWEVYARKDAFYKATGISLRADASKLKSQGSQPEAQTEAADPPVYFALEAFLRNCREISNAVRDFESLYGDTDPKALAEYLTKEARRLPAADALDGYRATVLALKANESVVRRQPVSLSPEMFELS, from the coding sequence ATGAGCGAGCAGAACTCAGGCATGCAATGGAATCGCAGGGACTTTCTGAGAGGCAGTTCCCTCGCTGCTCTGGCCACGTTGCTGGGTGGAGTGCGTCTGGTTCGGCCGGCCGCATCGGCCGCCGAAACGGCTGCACCCGGCGGAGAACGCGTCAAGGTTGGACTGATCGGGCTCGGCCAGTGGGGTCGTGACCTGCTGGACCAGTTGCTGCGCCTGCCGGCGGCCGAGGTGGCCGCCATATGCGACAATTACGCGCCCATGGTCCGGCGCAGCGCCAAAAAGGTGCCCGATGCCGTGGCCACGGAGGATTACCGTGCGGTGCTGGACAACAAGGACATCTCGGCCGTGGTCGTGGCCACCCCCACACATCGGCACAAGGAGATCGTGCTGGCTGCATTGGAAGCCGGCAAGCATGTCTACTGCGAAGTTCCCCTGGCCCATACGCTGGAGGACGCCCGGGAGATCGCTCAGGCCGCGCTGAAACGTGTGCGGCAGGTCTTCCAATCCGGGTTGCAGCTGCGCTCGGACCCGCAAAGGCGGTTTTTGCTGCCGTTCATTCGGTCGGGTGCCCTCGGGCACATGGCCCTGGTCCGCGCCCAATGGCACGCCAAAACCAGCTGGCGCTTGAGTTCGCCCAACCCGGAGCGCGAAGCCGAGATCAACTGGCGGTTGTCCCCGGAGATTTCGCCCGGATTGCTGGGCGAGGTGGGCATCCATCAGATCGACCAGGTGAGCTGGTTCCTCAACCAATGGCCCACCACGGTTCACGGATTCGGCTCCGTGGCATTCTGGCGGGATGGGCGCCAGGTGGCGGACACCGTTCAGGCGGTGCTGGAATACCCGGATGGCGTCCGGCTCCTGTACAGCGCGACCCTGGCCAACAGCTACGAAGCGGATGCCGAGGTCTATTACGGCAGTGACGCCGCGGTCCTGATCCGCGGTAGCAGCGCCTGGATGTTCAAGGAGGCCGACGCACCCTTGCTCGGTTGGGAGGTTTACGCGCGCAAAGACGCATTTTACAAGGCGACCGGAATTTCGCTCCGGGCCGACGCCTCCAAGTTGAAATCCCAGGGAAGCCAGCCCGAGGCCCAGACGGAGGCTGCCGATCCGCCGGTTTATTTTGCACTGGAAGCGTTCCTGCGTAATTGCAGGGAGATCAGCAACGCGGTGAGGGACTTTGAGTCTCTTTACGGCGACACCGATCCCAAGGCGCTGGCCGAGTACCTGACCAAAGAAGCCCGACGGTTACCGGCTGCGGACGCCCTGGACGGCTATCGGGCCACGGTTCTGGCGCTCAAAGCCAACGAGTCCGTCGTACGCCGCCAACCGGTGAGCCTGTCCCCGGAAATGTTTGAATTGAGCTGA
- a CDS encoding ammonia-forming cytochrome c nitrite reductase subunit c552 codes for MQTRVGRSESKRRGGQLLKYGLVTGLAAVITVGALALLVNILERKREARNPFFRVVELHDGITDPAVWGKNFPIQYDSYRRTVDQVRTRYGGSEALPRTPTQADPRSIVAQSKLEEDPRLKTLWAGYAFALDTREDRGHAYMLDDATFTGRQARPQPGACLNCHSSAYAAYKKLGEGDIMKGFERFNALPFAEARKLVEHPVACIDCHDPETMQLRITRPAFIEGIRQLKAKEGIPDYDVNRMATRQEMRSYVCAQCHVEYYFKGEEKRLTFPWKHGLKVEDIMAYYDENGVRDWVHAETGAPVLKAQHPEFELWSQGIHARSGVACADCHMPYQRVGAFKVSDHHVRSPVLNVHRSCQTCHPWPEEELKARIFTIQERTHQLRSRALDALMDLIADIKAARQAGRTDSQLKEALTYHRKAQFYIDFIEAENSTGFHAPEEAARILAEAIDFCRQGQIAVRKLSEKSVSSGPPVAQNRTEAP; via the coding sequence ATGCAAACACGAGTCGGACGATCGGAGTCGAAACGTCGGGGCGGTCAATTACTGAAATATGGTCTCGTGACCGGGCTTGCGGCCGTGATCACCGTGGGCGCCCTGGCGCTGCTGGTGAACATTCTGGAGCGCAAACGGGAAGCCAGGAACCCGTTCTTCCGTGTGGTGGAACTTCACGACGGGATCACGGACCCGGCGGTTTGGGGCAAGAACTTCCCCATCCAGTACGACAGCTACCGGCGAACCGTGGATCAGGTCCGCACCCGTTACGGCGGCAGTGAAGCCCTGCCCCGGACGCCCACGCAGGCCGACCCGCGTTCGATTGTCGCCCAGTCGAAACTGGAGGAGGACCCGCGCCTGAAGACCCTGTGGGCCGGGTACGCCTTCGCCCTGGATACGCGGGAGGATCGCGGCCATGCGTACATGCTGGACGACGCCACCTTCACCGGTCGTCAGGCCAGGCCCCAGCCGGGGGCATGCCTGAACTGCCACTCCTCGGCCTATGCCGCCTACAAAAAGCTCGGCGAAGGCGACATCATGAAAGGATTTGAGCGCTTCAACGCCCTGCCGTTCGCCGAAGCTCGAAAGTTGGTCGAACATCCCGTCGCCTGCATCGACTGTCACGATCCGGAAACCATGCAACTGCGCATTACGCGACCGGCCTTCATCGAGGGCATCCGTCAGCTCAAGGCAAAGGAGGGCATCCCCGATTATGACGTCAACCGCATGGCCACCCGTCAGGAAATGCGCTCCTATGTCTGCGCGCAATGCCATGTCGAGTACTACTTCAAGGGCGAGGAAAAGCGGCTCACGTTCCCCTGGAAACACGGGCTCAAGGTTGAGGACATCATGGCCTACTATGACGAGAACGGCGTCAGGGACTGGGTCCATGCCGAGACGGGCGCGCCCGTGTTGAAGGCGCAGCATCCGGAGTTTGAGCTCTGGAGTCAGGGGATTCACGCACGGTCGGGCGTGGCCTGCGCGGACTGCCACATGCCCTATCAGCGGGTTGGCGCCTTTAAGGTGAGCGACCATCACGTCCGCAGCCCGGTCCTCAATGTTCATCGCTCCTGCCAGACCTGCCATCCCTGGCCGGAAGAAGAACTCAAGGCCCGCATCTTCACCATCCAGGAGCGAACCCATCAACTCCGGAGTCGGGCACTGGACGCGCTCATGGACCTGATCGCCGACATCAAGGCCGCGCGGCAGGCGGGGCGCACTGACTCGCAACTCAAGGAGGCCCTTACCTACCACCGCAAGGCGCAGTTCTACATCGACTTCATCGAAGCCGAAAATTCCACCGGATTCCATGCGCCTGAAGAGGCTGCCCGGATCCTGGCGGAAGCCATCGATTTCTGCCGGCAGGGACAGATCGCTGTCCGCAAACTGAGCGAGAAATCGGTTTCGTCCGGCCCTCCGGTGGCGCAGAACCGCACCGAGGCACCGTGA
- a CDS encoding 1-deoxy-D-xylulose-5-phosphate synthase codes for MSRYLDMVDSPQHVKSLTLEQLTVLAQEIREELIRVLSVNGGHVGPNLGVVELTLALHRVFDTPKDKFVWDVSHQCYVHKMLTGRKNRFHTIRTTNGLSGFASRSESPHDCYGAGHAGTALSAALGMCAARDRLGTDEHVVCIFGDAALTNGISYEALNNIAQTTRRFIGILNDNAYSIARNVGAIANYLNRLITHPRYNAFSREFQKFLLRLPKGELALKLAHKAEEGFKGALAGLGLRPAGEGEDPAAGADGRGGYGNPVLFEEMGLRYLGPIDGHDLEMLITTLEFAKTCQEPVVIHVLTQKGRGFEAAIKNPEKFHGSGPYDIRTGDSPPVKPGTPPNWQDVFGQVLVKLCRQNNYLVGITAAMPSGTGLKYLEKAFPDRYFDVGIAEEHAVIFAAGMATMGMRPVCAIYSTFLQRAYDCIHHDVCLQDLPVIFCMDRAGLSANDGPTHHGLFDIAYLRCLPNVIGMAPKDEDELQDMLFTATLQSHPCFIRYPRGPAEGVPIKEQPQPIPIGQAEVLEPFRGQGRPRAALFALGNMQSVARRAAELLRSEGWDVALINPRFFKPLDAGTHEFFGRTADVVATLEDHVLMGGYGSAVLELYSDRGITTPVVRLGWPDQFIEHASTVEHLRQKYGLTPERLVEQIRAAYERAGGGGLELDTAPTVLPGALRAS; via the coding sequence ATGAGCCGCTACCTCGACATGGTGGACAGCCCCCAGCATGTGAAAAGCCTGACGCTGGAGCAATTGACCGTGCTGGCGCAGGAGATCCGGGAGGAACTGATCCGGGTGCTCTCGGTCAATGGCGGTCATGTGGGCCCCAACCTGGGGGTTGTGGAGCTGACGCTGGCACTCCACCGGGTGTTTGATACTCCCAAGGATAAATTTGTCTGGGATGTCAGCCACCAGTGCTATGTGCACAAGATGTTGACGGGCCGGAAAAACCGGTTCCACACCATCCGGACCACGAACGGGCTGAGCGGATTTGCCAGCCGCAGTGAAAGTCCGCACGATTGCTATGGGGCGGGTCATGCCGGGACCGCGCTGTCGGCGGCCCTGGGCATGTGTGCGGCCCGGGATCGTCTGGGGACCGACGAGCACGTGGTGTGCATTTTCGGGGACGCTGCGTTGACGAACGGCATTTCCTATGAGGCACTAAACAACATTGCCCAAACCACCCGGCGGTTCATCGGCATTCTCAATGACAATGCCTACAGCATCGCCCGCAACGTGGGTGCCATCGCGAACTACCTGAACCGACTGATTACCCACCCGCGTTACAACGCCTTTTCCCGTGAATTCCAAAAGTTCCTGTTGCGTCTGCCCAAGGGCGAGCTGGCGCTCAAGCTGGCTCACAAGGCGGAGGAGGGTTTCAAAGGAGCCCTTGCGGGCCTGGGCTTGCGTCCGGCGGGTGAAGGGGAGGATCCTGCTGCCGGAGCCGACGGCCGCGGCGGCTACGGCAACCCGGTGCTGTTTGAGGAGATGGGACTGCGGTACCTCGGCCCCATTGACGGGCACGACCTCGAAATGCTGATCACCACGTTGGAGTTCGCCAAGACCTGTCAGGAGCCCGTGGTGATTCATGTCCTGACCCAGAAAGGGCGGGGTTTCGAAGCGGCCATCAAGAATCCGGAGAAATTCCACGGATCGGGTCCCTATGATATCCGCACCGGCGACTCACCGCCGGTCAAACCCGGGACGCCCCCCAACTGGCAGGATGTCTTCGGTCAGGTCCTGGTCAAGCTCTGCCGGCAAAACAACTACCTCGTGGGCATCACCGCAGCGATGCCCAGCGGCACCGGACTGAAATACCTCGAGAAGGCCTTCCCGGATCGTTATTTCGACGTGGGCATTGCGGAGGAGCATGCTGTGATTTTTGCCGCCGGCATGGCCACCATGGGCATGCGCCCCGTTTGCGCCATTTACTCCACCTTCCTGCAGCGCGCCTACGATTGCATCCATCATGACGTTTGCCTGCAGGATCTGCCGGTGATCTTCTGCATGGACCGCGCCGGTCTGTCAGCCAACGACGGGCCGACGCACCACGGGCTGTTCGACATTGCCTACCTGCGCTGCCTGCCCAATGTGATCGGCATGGCCCCCAAGGACGAGGACGAGCTCCAGGACATGCTCTTCACGGCGACCCTGCAGTCGCATCCGTGTTTCATCCGATACCCCCGGGGACCCGCTGAGGGCGTTCCCATCAAGGAACAGCCCCAACCCATCCCCATCGGACAGGCCGAGGTGTTGGAACCGTTCCGCGGGCAGGGCCGCCCGAGGGCGGCGCTGTTTGCCCTGGGCAACATGCAATCGGTGGCCCGTCGCGCAGCCGAGCTGCTTCGGTCCGAAGGGTGGGACGTTGCCCTCATCAATCCCAGGTTTTTCAAGCCCCTCGATGCCGGGACCCATGAGTTCTTCGGCCGCACGGCCGATGTGGTGGCCACTCTGGAGGATCATGTGCTCATGGGCGGATACGGCTCCGCCGTGTTGGAGCTTTACAGTGACCGTGGCATCACCACGCCCGTGGTGCGACTGGGTTGGCCGGATCAATTCATCGAGCACGCCAGCACCGTGGAACATCTCCGGCAGAAATACGGGCTCACGCCGGAACGGCTGGTGGAGCAGATCCGGGCGGCATACGAACGCGCAGGGGGTGGCGGGCTCGAGTTGGACACAGCTCCGACGGTTCTGCCCGGAGCGCTGCGAGCCTCCTGA
- the nrfH gene encoding cytochrome c nitrite reductase small subunit — protein MKWQTWAGIGMGVMIGVALGTGAYTFIYARGYSYLSDDPEACVNCHIMREQFDAWRHSSHHAVATCNDCHTPAGFAAKWWTKAQNGFWHSYYFTLGTFPDPIRITERNRRLTEEACRKCHADIVHAIEMPAGRTFAHTERLSCTHCHRDAGHMH, from the coding sequence ATGAAATGGCAGACATGGGCCGGGATCGGCATGGGCGTGATGATTGGAGTGGCTCTGGGCACCGGGGCCTACACGTTCATCTACGCCCGAGGCTATTCCTACCTCTCGGACGATCCGGAGGCGTGCGTGAACTGCCACATCATGCGGGAGCAGTTTGACGCCTGGCGCCACTCCAGCCATCACGCGGTGGCCACCTGCAACGATTGCCACACCCCCGCCGGGTTTGCGGCCAAGTGGTGGACCAAGGCCCAAAACGGTTTCTGGCATTCCTACTACTTCACCCTGGGGACCTTCCCGGACCCCATCCGGATCACCGAGCGGAACCGTCGGCTAACGGAGGAGGCGTGCCGCAAGTGTCATGCGGACATCGTCCATGCCATTGAGATGCCGGCCGGACGAACGTTCGCGCACACCGAGCGGCTTTCCTGCACGCACTGTCACCGGGATGCCGGCCACATGCACTGA
- a CDS encoding ThuA domain-containing protein, giving the protein MKRQTCSNRWVPGFCAGLLAVGLWAPSFAGAEPKRVLVVGVTEGFRHSSIEVGMQVISQLGHDSGLFVVDVANVNPNAPEFRGPDGKPDRAKVQEANRRILAEKMSPAALGRYDLIIFNNTTGDLPIPDVEAFLSWIRSGKGFVGIHAATDTFRGHRPFHPYVRMIGGEFKTHGPQVEVDILNQDPQHPACKHLPASWKVFDEIYILDGFERSEVHGCLGLDKHPNEKTPGDYPIAWCKTYGQGRVFYTSLGHREDVWDPNWTENGQRKNPPAVAVAFQKHLLGGIRWALGLE; this is encoded by the coding sequence ATGAAACGTCAGACTTGTTCGAACCGGTGGGTCCCGGGGTTCTGCGCGGGCCTGTTGGCCGTGGGTTTGTGGGCACCTTCGTTCGCGGGCGCGGAACCAAAACGAGTCCTTGTGGTGGGCGTCACGGAGGGTTTCCGCCATAGCAGCATCGAGGTGGGAATGCAGGTGATCAGCCAGCTCGGCCATGATTCCGGCCTGTTTGTCGTGGACGTCGCCAACGTCAACCCGAACGCTCCAGAGTTCCGAGGACCCGACGGCAAACCCGACCGGGCCAAGGTGCAGGAAGCCAACCGGCGTATCCTGGCAGAAAAGATGAGTCCCGCCGCCCTCGGACGGTACGACCTGATTATCTTCAACAACACCACCGGCGATCTGCCCATTCCGGACGTGGAGGCCTTCCTTTCCTGGATCCGGAGCGGCAAGGGCTTCGTGGGGATCCACGCCGCCACCGACACGTTCCGCGGACATCGGCCGTTTCATCCCTACGTGCGCATGATCGGAGGCGAATTCAAAACGCACGGTCCCCAGGTGGAGGTGGACATTCTGAACCAGGACCCGCAACACCCCGCTTGCAAACATCTGCCGGCCTCATGGAAGGTTTTTGACGAGATCTACATTCTTGACGGCTTCGAGCGTTCCGAAGTCCATGGCTGCCTTGGCCTCGACAAACATCCCAACGAGAAAACTCCGGGTGATTATCCCATCGCCTGGTGCAAGACCTACGGCCAGGGCCGCGTGTTTTACACCTCCCTGGGACACCGGGAGGACGTTTGGGACCCCAACTGGACCGAAAACGGTCAGCGCAAAAATCCTCCGGCTGTGGCCGTGGCGTTTCAGAAGCATCTGCTGGGAGGAATCCGGTGGGCTCTGGGACTCGAATGA
- the xseB gene encoding exodeoxyribonuclease VII small subunit, which translates to MAKTPKSDAPAASEELTFEAALGRLESIVEAMEGGQMPLEQMLARYEEGMKLAALCARKLAEAELKVQQLEKAAEGQFRLRPFGPGEPVDEADSREAGPPET; encoded by the coding sequence ATGGCCAAGACGCCCAAATCTGACGCCCCCGCGGCTTCCGAGGAACTGACGTTCGAGGCAGCTCTCGGACGTTTGGAATCCATTGTGGAGGCGATGGAAGGCGGACAGATGCCGCTCGAACAGATGTTGGCCCGGTATGAAGAGGGGATGAAACTGGCCGCCTTGTGCGCGCGCAAGCTGGCCGAAGCAGAATTGAAGGTCCAGCAGCTGGAGAAGGCGGCAGAAGGCCAATTCCGGCTCCGACCGTTCGGACCCGGGGAACCGGTCGATGAGGCCGATTCCAGGGAGGCCGGACCGCCGGAAACCTGA
- a CDS encoding YceI family protein, translating to MKLIARNQQGTSKTRGVNVRLPSRWNAAVWAWVLAATVPLLAAEGWTSLGPKPGGKSKVRIEGTSTIHDWQVEGSLIGGSLELGPNFPKSPDQAKPGKLDVRAQVFIPVSSLKSVKADGTPYSTAMDDIMYGKLLKTEHPRILYTLQELTLKEGGAKEAGQFEAEAVGDLVVAGVTNRITFPVQIQVHPDNHVTVKGEVALKMTDFKIEPPAPKVALGLIKTGDDVKVKFQWEVFPR from the coding sequence ATGAAACTGATCGCTCGGAACCAACAGGGCACCTCGAAAACGCGGGGTGTGAACGTTCGGTTGCCTTCTCGTTGGAACGCGGCAGTGTGGGCATGGGTGCTGGCAGCCACGGTGCCCCTGCTGGCCGCGGAGGGCTGGACAAGCCTCGGCCCCAAACCGGGCGGCAAGTCCAAGGTGCGCATCGAAGGCACATCCACCATCCACGATTGGCAGGTCGAAGGTTCATTGATCGGCGGCTCGCTGGAGTTGGGGCCGAACTTTCCCAAGTCTCCTGATCAGGCCAAACCGGGAAAACTGGACGTTCGCGCCCAGGTGTTCATCCCGGTGAGCTCGCTCAAGAGTGTCAAGGCCGACGGCACCCCATACAGCACGGCCATGGATGACATCATGTACGGGAAACTCCTCAAGACCGAGCACCCGCGCATCCTCTACACCTTGCAGGAACTCACCCTGAAAGAGGGTGGTGCAAAGGAGGCCGGCCAGTTTGAGGCGGAAGCCGTGGGTGACCTGGTCGTGGCAGGTGTCACCAACCGGATTACGTTCCCCGTACAAATTCAGGTGCATCCGGACAACCACGTGACGGTCAAGGGTGAGGTGGCGCTGAAAATGACCGACTTCAAGATCGAGCCGCCGGCGCCCAAGGTCGCCCTCGGCCTGATCAAGACCGGCGATGACGTCAAAGTGAAGTTCCAATGGGAGGTGTTCCCACGCTGA
- a CDS encoding ThuA domain-containing protein, with product MKIIRWTCLALLVARTTAPHAWGWDYEVHRAIVDLALGALPTNFPAFVFTPAAQERLMFLSGEPDRWRNASTEVAFSHATAADHYLDIEELEPLSLRLDELPLFRYQFAARVLETRARHPERFKPIDAARDRDRTAAFPGFLPWTIVEGMGRLQSAFSFLQACETAGGYPEEIENARANVLYAMGVLSHFVGDATQPLHTTRHHHGWVGDNPHGYTTNRGIHAWIDGGFFQRTGGVPVESLRARMRPARVLEEARDPESTFRLLLRWLEEQHRQVEPLYRLEKEGKLSGVGPLGQEGRPFLEGQVVRAAQMLADLWVTARVRAPRDTFWERRLQERQTRRTGQLRLLVVTGGHGFDRLPFHALFAGLSNMTFRIVEHPRAHEWFRPERSGEYDVVVLYDMWREITPEDRAHFVRTTTSGKGVVALHHALAAYPGWDDYAELLGGRYLFAPMQRDGRQYPASSYRHDVRFRVRVADPHHPVTRGVTDYEILDETYKDYWVAPGVKPLLLTDDPASTPVVGWAKTNGLSRWVYIQGGHDRHAWEHPAYRQLLEQAIRWVAEPVAGPVPNASSTQP from the coding sequence ATGAAGATCATCCGTTGGACCTGTCTGGCATTGCTGGTTGCCCGCACGACGGCACCGCACGCTTGGGGTTGGGATTATGAGGTGCACCGGGCCATCGTGGACCTGGCACTCGGCGCCCTGCCAACCAATTTTCCGGCGTTTGTCTTCACGCCGGCTGCTCAAGAACGATTGATGTTTCTATCCGGCGAGCCGGACCGGTGGCGCAACGCCTCGACGGAGGTTGCCTTCAGCCACGCCACCGCTGCCGATCACTACCTGGATATCGAAGAGCTCGAACCGTTGAGCCTGCGTCTGGATGAGTTGCCGCTCTTCCGCTACCAATTCGCTGCGCGCGTGCTGGAAACGCGCGCCCGTCACCCCGAACGATTCAAGCCCATCGACGCCGCCCGTGATCGCGACCGCACGGCGGCATTCCCGGGGTTCCTTCCGTGGACGATCGTCGAAGGGATGGGCCGTTTGCAATCCGCGTTTTCCTTCCTGCAGGCGTGCGAAACCGCGGGTGGATATCCGGAGGAAATCGAAAACGCCCGCGCCAACGTGCTCTACGCGATGGGCGTGCTGAGCCATTTCGTGGGCGACGCCACCCAACCGTTGCACACCACCCGACACCACCACGGGTGGGTGGGTGATAACCCTCACGGCTACACCACGAACCGGGGCATCCATGCCTGGATTGACGGGGGCTTTTTCCAGCGCACAGGCGGCGTGCCCGTCGAAAGCCTCCGCGCCCGGATGCGCCCGGCCCGCGTGCTGGAGGAAGCCAGGGATCCCGAGAGCACTTTTCGATTGCTGCTCCGCTGGTTGGAAGAACAACACCGCCAAGTGGAACCCCTGTACCGCTTGGAAAAGGAAGGGAAGCTCAGCGGTGTGGGGCCTTTGGGCCAGGAAGGTCGACCATTCCTCGAGGGCCAGGTGGTTCGGGCGGCGCAAATGTTGGCCGATTTGTGGGTCACCGCCCGGGTTCGAGCCCCCCGGGACACATTTTGGGAACGCAGGTTGCAGGAGCGACAAACGAGGCGAACGGGCCAATTGCGGCTTCTGGTGGTCACCGGAGGACACGGATTCGACCGGCTGCCCTTCCACGCCCTCTTTGCAGGCCTGAGCAACATGACGTTTCGGATCGTCGAGCATCCTCGGGCGCACGAGTGGTTCCGCCCCGAGCGGTCCGGCGAATACGACGTGGTGGTATTATACGACATGTGGCGGGAGATCACTCCGGAAGATCGCGCCCATTTTGTGCGCACCACCACCTCTGGAAAGGGCGTCGTGGCACTTCACCACGCGCTGGCAGCCTACCCCGGCTGGGACGATTACGCGGAATTGCTGGGGGGAAGATACCTATTCGCCCCCATGCAGCGCGACGGTCGACAATATCCCGCCTCCAGTTACCGTCACGACGTCCGATTTCGGGTCCGTGTGGCCGATCCTCACCACCCGGTTACGCGCGGTGTGACCGACTACGAAATCCTGGACGAGACCTACAAGGACTACTGGGTCGCACCCGGTGTGAAACCACTCCTTCTCACTGATGACCCCGCCAGCACCCCGGTGGTGGGCTGGGCCAAGACCAACGGTCTCTCCCGGTGGGTTTACATCCAGGGCGGTCACGACCGGCATGCGTGGGAGCATCCGGCCTATCGGCAACTGCTGGAGCAGGCGATCCGTTGGGTAGCCGAGCCGGTGGCAGGGCCCGTTCCCAATGCGTCATCCACGCAGCCTTGA
- a CDS encoding type II secretion system F family protein: MPKYSYVAMDARGKEVKGVIEVASQNEAIGRIREMNLFPTKIVEVDGAKETKKAAQPARGARPTARGKKRSALDIEIKIPGLGGRVKPKVLMTFTRQLATLVDAGLPLLRGLRVLEKQERNATLRRIIGELALSVEGGSTFSEALAQHPKVFNRLYVNMVRAGEMGGVLEVVLNRLAQFQEKAQKIKGKVVAAMFYPIAVLIVASAIITILTVYVIPKFEEVFQGLLEGEALPAFTRLVLNVSRTIRENLLTTFLCIVGLFILLKLATKTKLGRYAWDKFKLKMPAIGPLISKLAIARFTRTLGTLVSSGVPILQALNIVKETAGNVVIANAIGAVHDSVKEGETITAPLEASGIFPPMVISMVDVGEQTGALPEMLLKIADNYDDEVDNAVAAMTSLLEPIMIVGLALIVGSIVIAMFLPLIKLMEGVGDVGRKGDGGD; encoded by the coding sequence CCCAAATACAGCTATGTTGCCATGGACGCCCGGGGCAAGGAGGTCAAGGGCGTCATCGAGGTCGCCTCCCAAAATGAGGCCATCGGCCGCATCCGCGAGATGAACCTCTTCCCGACCAAGATCGTGGAGGTCGATGGCGCCAAGGAAACCAAAAAGGCGGCCCAACCCGCACGAGGGGCCCGGCCCACCGCCAGGGGCAAGAAACGCAGCGCACTCGACATCGAAATCAAAATCCCCGGCTTGGGCGGGCGGGTGAAACCCAAGGTCCTCATGACCTTTACCCGTCAGTTGGCCACGCTGGTGGATGCCGGCCTGCCCTTGCTGCGCGGATTGCGCGTGTTGGAAAAACAGGAACGCAACGCCACCCTCCGCCGCATCATCGGTGAGCTGGCCCTTTCCGTCGAGGGAGGAAGCACGTTCTCGGAGGCACTGGCCCAGCACCCGAAGGTCTTCAACCGCCTGTACGTCAACATGGTGCGCGCCGGCGAGATGGGCGGTGTATTGGAAGTGGTGCTCAACCGCCTCGCCCAGTTCCAGGAGAAGGCCCAAAAAATCAAGGGCAAGGTCGTGGCCGCCATGTTCTACCCGATCGCCGTGTTGATCGTGGCCTCCGCCATCATCACGATCCTCACGGTCTACGTCATTCCCAAGTTCGAGGAAGTGTTCCAGGGCCTGTTGGAAGGCGAGGCATTACCGGCGTTCACCCGCCTGGTGCTGAATGTGAGCCGAACCATCCGGGAGAACCTGCTGACCACATTCCTGTGTATCGTGGGCCTCTTCATTCTCCTGAAACTGGCCACGAAAACCAAGCTGGGCCGCTACGCATGGGACAAGTTCAAACTCAAAATGCCCGCCATCGGCCCGCTCATTTCCAAACTCGCCATCGCCCGCTTCACCCGGACCCTTGGAACTCTGGTCAGCAGCGGCGTGCCCATTCTCCAGGCACTCAACATTGTCAAGGAAACAGCCGGCAACGTCGTGATCGCCAACGCCATCGGAGCGGTCCACGACAGTGTCAAAGAGGGCGAAACCATCACCGCACCCCTGGAAGCCTCCGGGATCTTTCCGCCCATGGTCATCAGCATGGTTGACGTGGGCGAGCAAACCGGCGCCCTGCCGGAAATGCTCCTCAAAATCGCCGACAACTATGACGACGAGGTGGACAACGCCGTGGCAGCGATGACCTCGCTGCTCGAACCCATCATGATCGTCGGCCTGGCCTTGATCGTGGGGAGTATCGTGATCGCCATGTTCCTGCCGCTCATCAAACTCATGGAAGGCGTGGGCGACGTGGGCCGCAAGGGCGACGGCGGAGACTAA